A single window of Solanum dulcamara chromosome 5, daSolDulc1.2, whole genome shotgun sequence DNA harbors:
- the LOC129888706 gene encoding AT-hook motif nuclear-localized protein 1-like yields the protein MSISGVTVVGSDAPSDYHVAPRTTENPSQVSGSAPQIMSISPTPVTGAVAGGAAGAGALAIVKKKRGRPRKYGPDGVAVPSTAAALSPKPISSAPPVSSPVIDFSSEKRGKIRPVGLVSKPHMPKLEIENSGEWVSCSVGANFTPHIITVNTGEDVTMKIISFSQQGPRAICILSANGVISSVTLRQPDSSGGTLTYEGRFEILSLTGSFMPSETGGMRNRSGGMSVSLASPDGRVVGGGVAGLLVAAGPVQIVVGSFLAGNQHEQKPKKNKLEPITAAVVPLSTPDIEEPYNHSSAKPTMPASSINWSSSLAPDSRNKPADINVTLPA from the exons atgagTATCAGTGGAGTAACAGTGGTGGGATCAGATGCACCATCAGATTACCATGTGGCACCTAGGACCACTGAAAATCCTAGTCAAGTTTCTGGATCAGCACCTCAAATAATGTCTATTTCACCAACTCCGGTCACCGGCGCAGTCGCCGGCGGAGCCGCCGGTGCCGGAGCACTGGCTatagtgaagaagaagagaggtaGACCAAGAAAGTATGGACCAGATGGGGTAGCTGTACCATCTACGGCGGCGGCGCTTTCTCCGAAGCCGATTTCGTCGGCGCCTCCCGTGTCGTCGCCGGTGATTGATTTCTCGTCGGAGAAACGGGGGAAAATCCGGCCGGTTGGGTTAGTTAGTAAGCCTCATATGCCTAAGTTGGAGATTGAAAATTCAG GTGAATGGGTCTCATGCTCAGTTGGTGCTAATTTTACACCCCATATTATCACCGTCAATACTGGAGAG GATGTCACCATGAAGATTATATCATTCTCTCAACAAGGGCCTCGAGCAATATGCATTCTTTCAGCAAATGGTGTAATTTCAAGTGTTACGCTGCGCCAACCAGACTCTTCTGGTGGCACTTTGACGTATGAG GGCCGGTTTGAGATACTGTCATTGACTGGATCATTTATGCCATCCGAGACGGGAGGAATGAGAAACAGATCTGGTGGAATGAGCGTTTCTCTAGCAAGCCCTGATGGACGTGTTGTTGGAGGTGGAGTTGCCGGTCTACTAGTTGCTGCCGGTCCTGTGCAG ATTGTTGTGGGCAGCTTCCTTGCTGGAAATCAACATGAACAAAAGCCCAAGAAAAACAAATTGGAGCCTATAACAGCTGCTGTTGTTCCTCTATCTACTCCAGATATTGAAGAACCTTATAATCACTCTTCAGCAAAACCAACTATGCCCGCTTCCTCGATTAACTGGTCATCGTCGTTGGCACCTGACTCGAGAAATAAGCCAGCTGACATCAACGTAACGCTGCCTGCATAG
- the LOC129888707 gene encoding uncharacterized protein LOC129888707: MVGLSVGEKNFIKGGIAQDLRNDGRKRLTYRPIYVETGVIPQANGSAKVKLGATDVIASVKAELGKPSLSHPDHGKVFIYVECSPTAEPSFEGRGGEELSTELSTALERSLLGGKSGAGAGIDPASLLIKEGKVCWDLYVDCLVISSDGNLLDALGAAIKAALSNTGIPRVQFREAASSDEHADVDVSDEEFLQFDTSGVPVIVTLTKVGRHYIVDATSEEESLMSSAVSISVNRHGLICGLTKRGGAGLDPSVILDMISVAKHVSEQLINKLDSEIEAAERANEEEP; encoded by the exons ATGGTAGGGCTATCTGTTGGAGAAAAGAACTTTATTAAGGGTGGTATTGCCCAGGATCTACGCAATGATGGTAGAAAACGGCTAACTTATCGACCAATTTATGTGGAAACAGGTGTTATTCCTCAG GCAAATGGATCTGCAAAAGTCAAGTTGGGTGCAACTGATGTTATTGCCAGTGTCAAG GCGGAACTTGGAAAACCAAGTTTATCTCATCCTGACCATGGAAAGGTTTTTATTTACGTAGAGTGCAGTCCCACAGCAGAGCCATCATTTGAG GGCAGAGGAGGTGAGGAATTGTCCACAGAGCTCTCGACAGCACTTGAGCGGAGTCTCTTGGGTGGTAAAAGTGGAGCAG GGGCTGGAATTGATCCGGCGTCTCTCTTGATCAAAGAAGGAAAGGTATGCTGGGATCTGTATGTCGATTGCCTTGTCATTAGCTCGGATGGAAATCTGCTGGACGCTCTAGGTGCTGCAATCAAG GCAGCACTGAGCAATACTGGTATTCCGAGAGTTCAGTTTCGTGAAGCTGCTTCATCAGATGAGCACGCAGATGTGGATGTTAGTGATGAAGAATTTCTGCAATTCGACACCAGTGGAGTACCTGTCATAGTTACTTTGACAAAG GTCGGAAGGCACTACATTGTCGATGCAACTTCAGAGGAGGAATCCCTAATGAGCTCAGCTGTTTCTATTTCTGTTAATAGACATGGACTAATATGTGGATTGACTAAACGAGGAGGTGCAGGGTTGGACCCTAGCGTCATACTTGACATGATATCTGTTGCGAAACATGTAAGTGAGCAGCTAATAAACAAACTTGATTCGGAGATAGAAGCCGCGGAAAGAGCAAATGAAGAGGAACCATGA
- the LOC129888708 gene encoding protein cornichon homolog 4-like yields the protein MGDMLIWLLFFFIVIAILVMVIFQLICLTDLEFDYINPYETASRINKIVLPEFITQGVLCFLYLITGHWAMSLYCVPYLYYNVKLYMQRRHLIDVTEIFNMLNWEKKQRIFKLGHIIILLLISLFWVIYSALEDDELDL from the exons ATGGGAGATATGTTGATATGGctactcttcttcttcataGTCATAGCTATACTTGTTATGGTTATTTTTCAG CTCATCTGCTTAACTGATCTAGAGTTTGACTATATCAATCCTTATGAAACTGCATCTCGTATAAACAAAATTGTTTTACCTGAGTTCATCACGCAAGGAGTTCTGTGCTTCCTCTACTTGATCACAGGGCATTGGGCTATGTCGCTCTACTGCGTTCCATATCTATACTACAATGTCAAGTT GTACATGCAAAGACGGCACCTTATAGATGTTACTGAGATTTTTAATATGCTCAATTGGGAAAAGAAACAGAGGATTTTCAAACTTGGCCACATCATAATTCTTCTtctcatttcattattttg GGTGATTTATTCTGCTTTGGAGGATGACGAACTCGATTTATAG
- the LOC129889712 gene encoding uncharacterized protein At4g22758-like, whose translation MCERPSGSGVQNLLSLPTTLSHRRNRTMPRRTLLIQRHRAKKSIERWKSEPCLWRNIYRVGGENEDDRRRQRSTTSLEVLFRPQTCSDLFFSSDYLNVPSPKSTQVYKKDAKVVVNVTVEGTPGPIQTMVKLGSNVEETIRLVLNKYKEEGRSPHLDDSSSFKLYTSLFSLESLNNSDVIVLPVSRSTNTFPPGTIHSGSGPEFYRRQTNRKFNRWRNTHRRTDQRLRISNLILRQ comes from the exons ATGTGTGAGAGACCTAGTGGTAGCGGTGTACAAAATCTGTTATCTCTCCCCACGACGCTGAGTCATCGGAGGAATAGGACCATGCCACGACGAACATTATTAATTCAACGTCATAGGGCAAAAAAGAGTATAGAAAGATGGAAATCTGAGCCTTGTCTTTGGAGAAATATTTATAGAGTTGGAGGTGAAAATGAAGATGATCGTCGTCGTCAAAGATCGACGACGTCGTTGGAGGTCCTTTTCCGGCCACAAACTTGTTCGGATTTATTTTTCTCATCGGATTATCTTAATGTTCCTTCTCCAAAGAGTACTCAG GTGTACAAGAAGGATGCAAAAGTTGTGGTTAATGTGACAGTTGAGGGAACTCCTGGACCAATTCAAACCATGGTCAAGTTGGGATCAAATGTTGAAGAGACCATAAGACTTGtactaaataaatataaagaagAAGGTCGAAGTCCTCATCTTGATGATTCTTCATCATTCAAGTTGTACACTTCTCTCTTTAGTCTTGAGA GTTTGAATAATTCAGATGTGattg TCCTGCCAGTATCCAGATCAACAAACACCTTTCCTCCCGGAACTATTCACTCCGGCTCCGGTCCAGAGTTTTACCGCCGGCAAACAAACCGGAAGTTTAACAGGTGGCGCAATACGCACCGGCGTACCGATCAACGATTAAGGATCTCTAATCTTATCCTGCGCCAGTAG